From the genome of Solanum pennellii chromosome 6, SPENNV200:
ATTGCAAGTCTTAACACTACTAAAAACACAATCGACGGACTCAATTATACTATACAAATTAATAAACACTAATTATGTGTCATTCTCTTTGTTATTGACTAAAATAATGTCACGTAATTAAATAAAAGAGCAATTATATTGATCAATTACCATTAAGATCTTTCGATACTCAGAAATGATATAAACAGAGAAATCTTGAAGATTATACTGAAGTCGTCTTGCAGAAATTGGCgtgaaaaaataattgttgacATAGTCATTGCCTCCCAAAGTAATAAGAACAAGTGCTCCATTTACTAGCCGCTCTGTTTGTTCTTCTCCTATAAGAGCACTCACTCGTGTTTGGTACTGTTCAAAGTTTTGTAATTGTGTCGATATTCTTATTATGTTTGcctacaacaacaaaaaaaagttaatgaattaaaagcaaaatatatatatcaaccaTAAATTCAAGATATTATCAATGAATATGGTACAGCGAATGAGGATGCTCCTTAATTCTTTAACTAGAGGTCTGAGGTTCATAAAGAAAAATCTTTGTTTCTCTTACTGAGCGTGAATTTGAAATATTCAactcaaaatataaatagaataattGTACTTACAAACTGAATTCCAGTATCGTTAAGAATTCCAATTCCAGCAGAAGCAAAATTTGCTCCAACAAGCAATTTATCTCCATTAAGCTCAGGGTTCAAATAAGGCAATGTAGCCTCAGCACCAAGCTCTTGGCCTGTCCATAcatattatcattaattaataacaagaaattaaataagattCACTTTTGGGACATTTGCACAATTGGACGTTTTTAGGCTACTATTTAAATCACATCCCTCTAAGTCAAGTGGGCTAAATTTTGCATTTAGAAGTAGCTGGGCTCTTTAAATTAGATCCCCATTTGCACAATTGGCCTTTCTAGTCCACTATTTAATTCATAGCCTATGTGACCAAGTTTGAAGAGTTTggccaaacattttaggttggGGTGGAATAAGTATTCTACTATTAGTAAAATCTATTCTTTTAATCACTTTTGAAACCTTGGTCAATCACAAATTATtggtttaatatttataaaagtgttttttaaattgattagCCAAAACAAACTGTCAATTGCCAAAagtattactttttaaaataataaaaaaaaaacccttttttaagttaaacagatttttaaaatttgttcacacagaatataaatttatttccCAAAAAATAATAGTTCATCCAACAACTTCTAAAGACAAACTTAACTATGCGAGTCAATATTGACATAATTTAAAAGGTGGACCCATAAAGGCTAGACATTGCGAATAATACCTACATTTACGAATCAAGATAAAAGTAATTGATTCATATAAACTCAATAATAAATCAACTCTAGATTCGCATCTcgtataaaaaaagaaaaaaagagagttgAGAATGTTACTTATAAGATCAGGTATATTGAAGCCATTAGAGAAACGACCAGTAGGACGATGAGTTGGATAATCAATTCCATAAGGTGGAGAATCTGCCCTTGCTGAAGTTAGTAAATAATTATTGTTGCCATTATCAACAAGAGAGTCACCAAACACAAAGAAAGCACGAGGTGCACCCTCACTACAACTTATAAATTTTCCAATAAATAACACCACTAGGAAAATAGTAGCAGTAGGCATTTTTTGACTAGTAGTAGTAACTAGAAAGATAAGAGTACTAGTAATAAactattttgatttatattagtagtataaagtatatatataggAAATTAAAGGGGATGACTATGGAATATGGATTATTGTTCTTAGTTAGTTGGAATGTATTAAATAGGCGGCTTTCAAAAGTGAGTAAAATTGGGGGCCAACTTAGCAACAAAACTACATTTTTGTAACAATTAATTAGTTTGCCCTTCATTATACGTGCTTCAAGCTAAGCCTTTCATCAGTACATTGGTCTCTCACTTAGTTAGGGTGGCGAATTTAGAGCAGGTTCAATGGGTATGGCTTCCGATTCGAATTCGAGACCTCTAATTAAGGGTGAAGCACTCTCGTGGTGTAGCCACATGGTAGTCAGGGTGTCCAATTGGATACCTTTCGTTGGGAAAAAAAATACTGTATATACGAATAAAATGATacattaaataacatattttgaacACCCTTAACATAACAAGCTATTTATAGCCCAATGGTTTCACCTCCTTAGTATGAGGAAGTGCTCCTGTGTTTAAATCTTACTAGTTCTACTTTTTTAAATGAGTTTTTGTCGTGctatattttgtgaaatttctgACTCCCCATTGTCCACCATTGCACCACAACCCATGTTAGTTGAATTTCGTCACttaataaaaaaggaatttCCCTTATCTTGCATGCATTATAGAGCACAGAGTTAATTACCAAATTATGGGGAAGAAGTAAAGACCACAAAGTTAATTATCAAAATTCTAGCTAAGTGGTAGAGAGCTGATGAGATCCAGTACAGATTGAAAAAGAGGTCATTTCATTCAGAGAAGTTGGGGCCAGGGGCACTTGATAATCGCTTTTTAGCAGTTGAGACTCATGTGCCCACACTCAATTCACAATTATATGTGACCAGTGAAATAACCTTTAAAAATAGACTTTTGTGATCTAATTGTTTGTTGTTATTTGGTATAACGTGatcaatgaaatgaaatggatgATGATATATCTAAATTTACATTTTAGCCTAGATAAAAATTTAATGGTTTCTTTTCATTTATCttatacttaattaataatttatacaaaatattgAGTTGAAAGGTTACAGTACATGTTTTTACAAAACTACTTAAACAAACGTTTGCAATGTCTTTGCAAATTTTGAAACAGATATTGAGTTGAATTctcattttcttaatttgttcTTTTTGGCAAAAAATTAGCAAATTATTAGCTTCAACAAATGAGCTAATTAATCAGACATGACACATATGCCTTAATTTGGGGACAAACAAAGTTCATTGGCTCTTTTTGGGAAATGATACCCTAGAGGTGACACTAATCTAATAAATTgcaaatcataattaattagAAATGAGTCCTCGCTGAGAATATAGCTAGCTGCCTCCTAATTTGTAGTCCACTAGTCCCTAATAATTATGACTGGGTGGTAAGTAACTCTTTTTTTAACGAgtgatttagaaaataatttatcttttaaaagtgaaatttttcaatgtatatttgaattaatcagattttaaatatgacctagaaaaaaaaatggtcCACCAAATCAAAGATGATCATGTTCCGACAAAAACAAATTCAACATTGTGCAACAATCTCTCCTATTACAATTAATATTTCTatgtaaatatacatatataatatcttGATAAAGtactttttattaaataaagcTTCATAACCTCTACAACATTGCTAATTATATGAAATTCTACTTGCGCTATTGAACAAGATCAGAGCTAGGGGACGACACGTGAGAATACTCATAATAATAACTTAggtaaatgaaaaatgaattgttatataagatagaaaatatatgttCTCATGGTTTGGGTAGTTTTTTTCCTCAGATAAAGACATAGCAAAAAAGATATTCATAAAATCTTTTAGATCAAAACAAATAATGTGAAATTGCAAGTAGTCAAGTCCCACAAAGTAAATGGTTAGTTGATCTGCATTTTACATTTCATTATTGATCGTTTCCTTTTGCGGCTATTTAATTCCCTTTCCCAAAACTCTACGCTTAGTACTTTATagattcttatttatttaaatacataagtatttaaatttgtaatcaCTGATGTACTATTGACTATAGTattgtgatattttattttgatcacCTTGTAATACTATTCtgaattttcatattcaatcaaGGCAGTATAGGGGATAAAATGCACAaatcatatcttttttttagataacaatataattaatgGAATAAGATATTGCAATTATACTTTTACTCGATGATAATATTGTAAGGGGGATAAAACGTCACAATTATAATTAAGGGAATGAAATATCACAATCATATCATGTGcaatatttgattaatatagtattatattgatttttctacaaCTTTTTTGTGGTCACAACACCATAATTAATGAGAAGATATTAAGATTTCCCctaaaatatctttcaaaaaTCTCCAACCTACGTATTAGGAAAAGGAAAACATATTTGGGCCAATAATGGACCAATAGTTACCAGTAGGACAAGGCCCAACAATTAGCAGACCCAAAttattataggaaaaattacgcaacaaaacaaaacttatactatttaattacttatcatagctatagtttgctataattaccactcacgactaatattatacattaattaggTGGGatgattttgaatttgtataattagtcatgtttgtatatgtaaaattcgtttgaatatacaaatacatatgcataatatacaattattttaacCTATATAATATACGATTCACCTCTCTTCCCTCTCtatctcgcctctctcctccctctccaaatctcgctcgcctctatCATCCATATagcatgtagctacaaattgtaattatcaaactatagatatggagagtaattaattatttttaagtggctatatgtgaaagtttctcCAAATTATATCAACTCTGGGCCCAAACATGCCCATCTTTTCTCCACACCAAATACACTTAATGGGCCGGTCTGGTTTCATTTAGGCAGAGGCCCATGTTTTCTTTTAATTGCATCTTCTTCCTTCTTTATTCGTTTTATCTCATCGACGGATGATGGTTGAAGAGAATTTCTTAGCATAGCATTTTTGAGTGAATTTATATTCGATTGCACAAAGCATAATATTTCTTAAGTTGACTTATAATAACAAACAACTCTATAATGAAAATAGGGTAATATACTTACTATAACTGATGAAATTGTATCTCTactgtatctttttttttatgtatgtatttGTTTCATTTATATCCAAGATATGTTTGTGCTATAGGATTTGTTGCACCTATTTAATAGGGTTAAATGTCCTGCACATTTATATTTGGGATCttgataatttaattgaattaggTAGTGTGGGAAACTTGTGTTGTATTTTACCAACAGGGTCAGCAATTAGGTGTGATTGAACTAGCCATTGAACAATATACCCATAAAACATGTGCAATTAATGTCCTTATGGTCCTACTCTTGTCTTGGCAAACGAAGTGTGTGGTCCAACAATCAAGTGTTTGCCCTTtgcctttattttttcttttcacatagtaataaataaattaggttttttcatatttcttaaagATTAAAAGAAGTTTTATATCTGGCGTTTACACTAAAGGAGATTTattatttactatatatatataaaaaaaaataaaaactaccCTCATATATACATTGTGATTTTCCAAGAAAAGGAGGTTGGGGCTCCGCTCCTCTCCCACGCACTTGGTGTATGCATCAGACTAATAAATACATGACATCATAAGATTATTTGCCTAACTATGGTTAGGTAATGCATTCTTAATTCATATGTCGGTGCAACATTAAATTGATTTGTTGCATAAATGGAATCCGTGCAAGTCCTTTTCCTTGTTATAAATGTACATGGGTCAATCGAGTTCTAGTGAATATgactttcaagaagaaattaACCAGCTGTTGTAGTAGCACTTTCAGCGGGGGCTTTTCTTTTACCATTAGGATCCTATTGAgaaattcttttatttgaaaCGAGTGTTTACATCAAATCAATTGGCTATATAACTTTCAATTTCGAAAAAAGTAagtaatatatatcattttactaTAACTTAATTGACAAGATTGCAGAAAAATAGAAAGTGCGGCTTCGGCAAAACCCAAAATTTTGGTCCTAAACCTTCTTTTTTTTACGacaaaattcatttaatttgtAGACATTAAGTACTCATACAACTTCAATTCCTGAATtgtacatataaattttttccCCCAAGTAGGGTCGGCATGTGAATGTTTTGGCTTTGCATGCACAGtgacattttcattttattagctGTACAGCCCATGAAAATGAACgagtagattttttttttttaaatagttgtgGTGTCTGACCAACTTTCTCGCACTTCAACTTGATTAATTCCATGAGATACTTATCACGTTTCACCAGACACTAGCAATAGATATTAGGTAACACTGTTGGCTAAGTATAGGACAAATGATGGGAAAATCAAAGGGTATATATTATGTTGTCGTCATTGTAGTAGATCTTTTGCTTTCTGTAAATTCTCTAGTATAGGGAGCTCGAAGTAGAATAAATAGATGCATGGGATATTCAAAGAGTTATAGTCACGGGATCTCTAATTACATCAGTTAAAAGTATCCTTTACTGACTTGACTTGGTAAGAATGCCTTCTTCAATGAACTATTGGTAACTTCTAGCCAGAGAGGCCAAATGAGCTCTTAAATGAGTCACGTAGTTTGGGGATGATCACACGTGCTTTGTAGCTACCCTCAAGGGGTGGGGCTGGATTAGGTCAGTAGACAGTTGTGTATCGCCTGGCTTCTCCTTTTGCATAAAaagtactccctccgtttaaagaagaatgacctagtttaaCTTAGAacggaatttaaaaaaaaaaaaagacattttaatcttatgattctaaactaaagttatatcaaatgtatcaaaatgcaCTTAAATCTTGTGATCTTATATATGTCACGCGGAAAATTAAAGTGttgtaaaaaaaaagatcattttatttgaaacagactaaaaaaaaataatcattttttttaaacgaaggGAGTAGTACTTAGTATGTACTCTTGTCCTAAAATATTTCTTGCAATTTTTTCCCTCTAAAATATATGTAGACTCTATCCGCTCTAAACTTCATTTGCAAAATTACATGGAGTATATGTAATGAAATTTAACTCTGATCCCTCTAAGTTTTCGCTCATGTTAAAGCCACACTCTGGAATGCATCGGGACTTGTGGTTGTGTATTGCGTATGGCTGAAAAACAAAAACGGGGATAACACAAGCTAAGGTGAATAGTCAAGTGTTAGAAACTGCATTTGTGTCGGCACTCAACTTACATAGTTTAGTTAGATTAGACTGTACAAATGACAACTAGACCAGATAGTTTAGTTAGACTGTACAAATGACAACTAGACCAGAGCCGAAGCATACAATGCAAAATAACTCCCAAGTTAAAAACATTACAGATTTGCAATATAAACAATGTTTGCAGCATTGTTGGCAAACATAATAATACAGGAGAGATAACATAATTTGGGGCAACAAAAATTAAGTGGAAAAAAAGCCTTATCACGCTCTACCTGTCAATTCAATGACGGATTCATGCACAAGCTCTGCCAGCAACTCCCTTTCAATTTCCGTTCCTACATTGTCTATCTCTAACCTCAAATGTTGAAGCCAACCCTTCCCCACAACCTCCTTCATCACCAGTCCATCTACCACCAGGCTGTTTCCgtcctcatcatcatcaccagAGAGACATTTCACCTCACTAGAAAACCATTCCTTCATTCGGGTCCAGACCTGGTCCACCAATATCAATTTGGCTCCTTCTGGGAGATTATTACTGACCCCATTATGGGGTATGGCTCTTTGGCAAGTGTCTGGCCCATATCCTGCGATTTCCATCAATGCAGCATTTACACAATCAAACACAAGTTTTCGCGTTGATCTCCTTTGTCTTCGCCTGGCTTCGTGTAGTGTATTCTTCTCATTCAGATCGACATACTTTTCTCTTAGAGAAGGATCCAAAGGGCTTTCAGTCGAATGCCACATCAATAAGAAGGCATCTGATTGCACTTCATCAAGGCCAGCCACCGTTAATAATGTTTGAACAAAAGAGAaccattctttttcttcttcctctgtCCGCCAAGTGGATAAGGATGGTCTTAAAGGAACTGAACTGGCCGTATCTATGAAGGAATCGTTCCATGACAGAGTACGAGCAATTGATCCTATTGGAGGAGATTTGTCAATCAGATTGCACCTTATAGGGTCAACAGACAACTCACCACCTGTTAGATTTgatccaaacaaaaaaaaggtcAAACTAGAAGTTGCACATATAGCACATCATCAAAaacaaaagggaaaaatagagCTTTAGGTGTCACTATTTACATGATTTACCATGATGATCTGGCTTCGTCCTGCCAAAGGATATACATGCTGGATGTTCATCCTCTTCAAACGTTGTATCCAAAGCAGATATTGGACTAGGTTCGTCCTGGCTCTCACATTGATTTTCCAAGGGCAAAGATTTTGATACAAATAGGCCAACCTGCTAAAAGTACAACATAAATGAGCTTTGAATTTCTTTGTAAGCAGTCAATTTGTGAAATAGTCATATAAATCCTATTACAGCTGGTGCAACAGATTGCCCCCATAAATTGATAAAACCTCTTTAACAGTAATCAcaaaagaggaagaaaaaaaaggtatgCAAGAAATTACAAGGAGACAAATCAAAAGTTGAGAGAACTCCTGTTGCCTACTTTACGGGAGACAGATGATAACCATCAAAACATAAGAACCAAAAAGTGGAAATAACTGATTTTTGTTTTGGTAACCGTCAAATTAAATGAACAGAAAATAGAACCAAACTGATTTCCCCTAATTAGTCCCATAAAACCACACTAAGGTATCACCTAAAAAGTGTTTCTTGAAAGAGGTAAGTACTTTACCTCAGGAGAAATTATGCCTTGCTCCCCAAACGAATTCTGGGAAACTAGTTTGCCTGGTGATTTATGAAGATCAGCTGACGAGAACTCACGTCCCAGATCAACTTTTGCAGGACAATATGAAGACTTAACGCCAGACTGCAATTCATTGTTGGATTGCAGATGGCGTCCGCTGTCTTTGCTTGGTTTTCTGTTCCTTGAGAACAACAGATTTTTCAGTGACAATTTTGTGCTTCTTGGTTTTGTTGTCTCTTCAGGAAGGTTGGGTTTTCCTGTCTCGTGACCTGGAACATCTGCATTCAACAGCGTACCGAATTCAGTCGAAGATACAGGAACAGATTTAGACCTCAAGAGGTTCCTTGGTGACTCATCAATGCCTTCATCACAATTGGAATTATTCATCAAGTTGGAATATGAAGTTCCAGGCTCTTCTTTGCTAATCTCCTGCTCCATTCCTCCAGCATGCTTTGTGTCAGAAAGAGCAAGCATCTCACCTAATGTACTGGACCTTCTTCGAAGATGTCTTTGTTCCGGAAAACTTCCATTAGAGGACACCATTGCCCATCTCTCCGAAAGTCGCTTCTTGGCTTCTCTAGAAACCGAAGATTCTGGGGAATAAGATGCACGGCTCAAGGAGGAGCAGGAATAAGGCTCGACAAATCTATTAATGTAATCCCAGGAGTGCCTAGAAACTGGTGATATGACTTCTGAATCACTGAGATTTCCTGCAACATACTCATTTTCGGACTTGTTAAATGAACTTTCATCACCAATGTAGCCATTGGAAGACATAGAAGAAAACAAGGCTTCATCCCTTCTGTGTCCACCAAGGTTTTCATGCATCTTCTGTGATAAGGCCACTTCTCCTGAATCCTGAGCTTCATTATCCTCTATgtttacatacttcatttcagcTTCTGATACTCTTGGTGATGCTGATGGTGGAGAACTTGCAGCCCTGCAGTTGCGTGTCTTGGTAAGACTTGGTTTCAACACCACAATCCTTGTCGGCTGAGCAggattttcatcaatattcCACCCTGGTGCAGGAGGGGAAACCAGACAATGGCTTTCGTCTACCCTGTTTCCCTGACCCACCCGGGTGGCTCTCTTcatctctttttcatttttgtttccTGATTCACCAAATCTACAATTATCCACCATCTTTGTTGGTCTAAGAACAGTTATTCGTTTTGTCTCAGGAGGAGGAGGTACGGATTTCAACTTTTGTAACTGCTGCGAAAACATTGGATTGGGTTCTTGCAGAAACTTGAGAAATAAATCTGTGTTGGAACTTAAAACGTCCAATGCTTCTTGGAATTCCTTAGACTGGCGAAGATTTCCATCTATAGATAAGCATTTAGCTTCAATGAACTTCTGACGAACAAAAGCTACCTTCTTGTCAATACTGGTTTCGTCATGTCTTGCCTTTTGGGGAGATTTGCTTCTCACACAGTTTATCTTTGTGGGTTGCTGCCAAACTTCATAGACATCTTTATATTCATTCTCTTCTGGGCATTGATGAAATTCCTGATGCATTTCTTCCATCAAAGATCCGTTTTCGTGCGGGCAATAACTGAAAGAGGAATCAGTATGAGATCGagaatgacctccaaaatgaCTTTGTGTGGCTGAAACAGACTTCCGAGTTGGAAAAGCATCAAGGCCCATCAACTTGGCAACAAGACTAGGTGGGTTCTGACTAGAATCTATTTCCTTGGACATTTCCTGGGCTATAAGCATCTTCATTGGTGTTCCATTTGGTTTCCTGTTTGAACTGTTTCTCTTCAAATCTGAAACAATCTGTATGCACCATATCTGAGTATTAGTACTAAAGCCAAATTCTACAAAACCCAGCTCATCTTGCTTCCTTAATAAATATCATCTAGAGATAGTCTGAAAATATACCATTTTTTCCTCTATTTGATTCCTAGAAGGATACATCCTGACAACATCTGATTGGCTCCTCGAAAGAGAGCCTGCAGTAAGATAGACCAAGTCAACACAAAGACTCAATTGTACGGTTAGAAGATTCAAAAACAATAGAACCAAATACTCAAATATCATCCATATGAGTTCAAACACGTTCAACTGTTCTTGCAGGAGGTCTTTATTCTATGCAAATGAAAAAAGCTCCAGATGGAGGCAGTCATATTTCATAAACAGCTAACCCATacatcatatatcattttaaaacttGGTAGGTGATTAGTCTTCGGCAAACAATACTATTTATGCACCGTTCCCAAGTTTGGAGAGTCAACTTCACAAAAATGTTCTAATAAACACTCTTcatcacaaaaagaaaaaaagaagatgaagaaggtCTAACCAGAACAATAGTGATGTTTTTTACCTACAACACTTTCATTAACCCAGAGTGTCTTGTTTATGAGGTTCTCAATAAAGAGTTCAAAAATCAAAGATTGGACGAACACTAAGGAAAAATATATAGCAAAGAAGTTCATTCTCACCATGTGGTTTATCTGTAAGAAGCTTGTTTCCTGCCACCCCAGAATTTAAATCGAAAAGGTTCACCATTCGTCCCAAGCATCCTGGAAAAGGTTTATCAAGATTGCAATTTTTGCCATTCTGAAACCCATTCATCTCACCACCTGATACACACAAAATTAACCATGTAAATTAACCTGAGACACACAAAATTAACCACAGTGCTGCATCAATCCTTCTCTCATGAAACATTAATATCCAAAGAGCTGAAAATTAAATCCGAAATACTTTTAATTTTCCATATGCCAAATAAATAGGGAGGTGTTCAAGTCAGCAAACACAATACAACCATGTAACATTGAAGCCGCGAGTAGCAGGTACTCTGAACAAATTAGGAGAGAACAAGAACTTAAAGGACAAGCTTACAGGCATCATGCAGAAAATCCAGAAGAGATAAGTAAGATGATTTAATGTTATCAACAAACTATAGTAATCAAATCATAGAGAAAATCTAATATCAGACAATTCACCCCCTCATTCTGCTACATCTAAAACAAGAAATAGATCTTCATGCTTCAGATATTCATGCCAATATGTGAAGCTACAAAAGATGCATTTTCTCCAACAACAGCTTCGCAGCAAATTGAGGGAGAATTATTAAAACCATTAAATAGGAATTTGGAAAAATAGCTCCCGGGTAGGGGAGCTACTCCTATATGATGCTGCAATCGCGTTATTGATGTATTTCtaacaattatttttgaaatatataatttttcctttaaatagATGGAATTCAATGAATTGACCAAGATAaacaaatgacaaaaaaaatagcTTATTCAACAATTTGTTGCATACATTACACTATTAAGACCTAGATTATACAGCtagaaaatacacaaaaatcCATATGAAACTTCAGATCAACCAAAAGCAAAAATCATAACAAAAGCACTAAAAgggatttttttaaataacgaAAATAGCCAACAAACCAATCAGAGTAAAATTACTAGTGAACGCTGAAATAAAATAAGACAGGAAATGACAAGCATAAACAGCAAAACCTGAAAAGGCAAAAATccggaaaaaaaaaagaaagaagagaacaCGAAAttacgagaaagagaaaaaaacaaagaaaatctaATTCGAATTACCTTAGAAAAGATAGATCGGAAGATAGTATAAAAATGGCAACTGAAAATGAGAACACTTCCACTTCTGCTAAAAAAACTTCAATCAACGAAATGCAGGACCACTTGACAATGCCACCGCCGCAGGTTTCACACAGTAGGTGAAAAATAACTTAGAAAAGCTCAAAATGTGGACACAGATCTACCTGTCATTTCACGGCAACGAAGTGTCCGGAAACTGAAAATTAACATTCCGGTGGAGAACTCGCCGGAGAGCCTTCATCAGCTCACACCGATCACGTTAATAGAGAGAGTAGAGAGAGGAAGTGAAGTAAAAAGTTTGTGTGGATTAATAACAacacaaaatgaaaaaagatataCTTCATTtgtaaatacaataaaattgaCCTGACAAGAAAAGATCCTTATGGTTTGGGATAATTGTATTTCGACCccactttttaattatttctatcaAAATTGCCCCCACATAAAACGCGGCTTGTATAGAGCTGGTAAGTATTAACAGATGCACCGTCGAAGGGTTGTTGAATTTGTAAATTACACTTGCGGGTactaatacataaattattatgtaaaatataattatttacgtattaattatttcattatttaacaaaaataaaattatatataaattattttacaatttcatatatatattattatagatGTTTCTAAATTACACTATCAAATATCATACTAACTTATAATCTTATCAAcaataaacatataattatttatgtaaaatttaacacatatataatattttttctaatcgaTTATCAAACGATCCCTTATTGCATCATcaatttaataacttttttttgaatttaatgtTATGGCCAATTTGGTAGCAACAACATTTAGATTTCAGGTAAGTGAATCCATCAATTTAATGCATTGAATACTAATACAATTAGGTGTATGCATGATTATGAGATaactttcacatttattttctcattttaggAGCTTTAAATTAAGTATAATTTgatattatgaaaataaaataataatttcagtTTTAATgctaaattatattattttgaaatgtctACTAATACttatttagtttataaaatcaatgtataatttatcttttttatatattttatttttgctattaATATTTATGTGTCAAGTTAATAATAGACaactattttttatagtttaactcaatatgaaattacaaaaaaatacgAATTTTTTGGTAATGTATCAAAATTACGTTAAAAGGagtataatatttatatttgttaaataatta
Proteins encoded in this window:
- the LOC107023200 gene encoding uncharacterized protein LOC107023200 isoform X4, producing the protein MNGFQNGKNCNLDKPFPGCLGRMVNLFDLNSGVAGNKLLTDKPHGSLSRSQSDVVRMYPSRNQIEEKMIVSDLKRNSSNRKPNGTPMKMLIAQEMSKEIDSSQNPPSLVAKLMGLDAFPTRKSVSATQSHFGGHSRSHTDSSFSYCPHENGSLMEEMHQEFHQCPEENEYKDVYEVWQQPTKINCVRSKSPQKARHDETSIDKKVAFVRQKFIEAKCLSIDGNLRQSKEFQEALDVLSSNTDLFLKFLQEPNPMFSQQLQKLKSVPPPPETKRITVLRPTKMVDNCRFGESGNKNEKEMKRATRVGQGNRVDESHCLVSPPAPGWNIDENPAQPTRIVVLKPSLTKTRNCRAASSPPSASPRVSEAEMKYVNIEDNEAQDSGEVALSQKMHENLGGHRRDEALFSSMSSNGYIGDESSFNKSENEYVAGNLSDSEVISPVSRHSWDYINRFVEPYSCSSLSRASYSPESSVSREAKKRLSERWAMVSSNGSFPEQRHLRRRSSTLGEMLALSDTKHAGGMEQEISKEEPGTSYSNLMNNSNCDEGIDESPRNLLRSKSVPVSSTEFGTLLNADVPGHETGKPNLPEETTKPRSTKLSLKNLLFSRNRKPSKDSGRHLQSNNELQSGVKSSYCPAKVDLGREFSSADLHKSPGKLVSQNSFGEQGIISPEVGLFVSKSLPLENQCESQDEPSPISALDTTFEEDEHPACISFGRTKPDHHGGELSVDPIRCNLIDKSPPIGSIARTLSWNDSFIDTASSVPLRPSLSTWRTEEEEKEWFSFVQTLLTVAGLDEVQSDAFLLMWHSTESPLDPSLREKYVDLNEKNTLHEARRRQRRSTRKLVFDCVNAALMEIAGYGPDTCQRAIPHNGVSNNLPEGAKLILVDQVWTRMKEWFSSEVKCLSGDDDEDGNSLVVDGLVMKEVVGKGWLQHLRLEIDNVGTEIERELLAELVHESVIELTGRA
- the LOC107023200 gene encoding uncharacterized protein LOC107023200 isoform X2 codes for the protein MNGFQNGKNCNLDKPFPGCLGRMVNLFDLNSGVAGNKLLTDKPHGSLSRSQSDVVRMYPSRNQIEEKMIVSDLKRNSSNRKPNGTPMKMLIAQEMSKEIDSSQNPPSLVAKLMGLDAFPTRKSVSATQSHFGGHSRSHTDSSFSYCPHENGSLMEEMHQEFHQCPEENEYKDVYEVWQQPTKINCVRSKSPQKARHDETSIDKKVAFVRQKFIEAKCLSIDGNLRQSKEFQEALDVLSSNTDLFLKFLQEPNPMFSQQLQKLKSVPPPPETKRITVLRPTKMVDNCRFGESGNKNEKEMKRATRVGQGNRVDESHCLVSPPAPGWNIDENPAQPTRIVVLKPSLTKTRNCRAASSPPSASPRVSEAEMKYVNIEDNEAQDSGEVALSQKMHENLGGHRRDEALFSSMSSNGYIGDESSFNKSENEYVAGNLSDSEVISPVSRHSWDYINRFVEPYSCSSLSRASYSPESSVSREAKKRLSERWAMVSSNGSFPEQRHLRRRSSTLGEMLALSDTKHAGGMEQEISKEEPGTSYSNLMNNSNCDEGIDESPRNLLRSKSVPVSSTEFGTLLNADVPGHETGKPNLPEETTKPRSTKLSLKNLLFSRNRKPSKDSGRHLQSNNELQSGVKSSYCPAKVDLGREFSSADLHKSPGKLVSQNSFGEQGIISPEVGLFVSKSLPLENQCESQDEPSPISALDTTFEEDEHPACISFGRTKPDHHGKSCGELSVDPIRCNLIDKSPPIGSIARTLSWNDSFIDTASSVPLRPSLSTWRTEEEEKEWFSFVQTLLTVAGLDEVQSDAFLLMWHSTESPLDPSLREKYVDLNEKNTLHEARRRQRRSTRKLVFDCVNAALMEIAGYGPDTCQRAIPHNGVSNNLPEGAKLILVDQVWTRMKEWFSSEVKCLSGDDDEDGNSLVVDGLVMKEVVGKGWLQHLRLEIDNVGTEIERELLAELVHESVIELTGRA